In one window of Dyella thiooxydans DNA:
- a CDS encoding sensor histidine kinase, whose product MRSRRKLRFRLVVSFALFGFGLSALFAFAALNIRSRVEDQLVTATLIDEVNNLNQQVHEHPDQQPRFGIVEAWTWSDRTIYKAPLAWQSLANGVHDISEKGADGRLHRYKLAVEHKDGIYSFLRYDVSRDELGKQQLLFSVIGAVFLFGLLSLAIGLWLSRKVLKPVSQLAQRLREFRRLGKAEPLAPEFADDEVGELAQALDDYAARLTSMVERDREFNSDVSHELRTPLAVIASTTELLQGSPDLTPKLAERLKRIERASRQATELIEALLLLSRAERRGPTRGETTDVAKVAGDVIESQRPQIRDKPIAVYLDVRTPVSVNAPASVLAVALTNLIGNAIKYTLEGEVRVEVDANGIEVIDTGPGIKPEDAERLFQRGVRGEGAGGSGAGLGLAIVRRLCELYGWQVAMRPRGDRNGAIASLVFG is encoded by the coding sequence ATGCGGTCCAGGCGTAAGCTGCGGTTCCGCCTCGTCGTCTCCTTCGCGCTGTTCGGTTTCGGCCTCAGTGCGCTGTTTGCTTTTGCCGCGCTGAACATCCGTTCGCGGGTGGAGGACCAGCTGGTCACTGCGACGCTGATCGATGAGGTGAACAACCTCAATCAGCAGGTGCACGAACACCCTGACCAGCAACCCAGGTTCGGGATCGTCGAGGCATGGACCTGGAGCGATCGCACCATCTACAAGGCTCCTCTTGCATGGCAAAGTCTGGCCAATGGCGTGCACGACATCTCCGAGAAGGGTGCCGATGGGCGGCTGCACCGCTACAAATTGGCGGTCGAGCACAAGGACGGGATCTATAGCTTTCTGCGCTACGACGTGTCGCGCGACGAGCTTGGCAAGCAGCAACTCCTATTCAGCGTCATCGGCGCCGTGTTCCTGTTCGGCCTGCTCTCGCTGGCGATCGGCCTGTGGCTGTCGCGCAAGGTGCTCAAGCCGGTCAGCCAACTGGCGCAACGCCTGCGCGAGTTCCGCCGGCTGGGCAAGGCCGAGCCGCTGGCGCCGGAGTTTGCCGACGACGAGGTGGGTGAACTGGCGCAGGCGCTGGACGACTACGCCGCGCGGCTCACCTCGATGGTCGAGCGCGACCGCGAATTCAATTCCGACGTCAGCCACGAACTGCGCACGCCGCTGGCGGTGATCGCCAGCACCACCGAACTGCTGCAGGGCTCGCCCGACCTCACGCCCAAGCTGGCCGAGCGGCTCAAGCGCATCGAGCGCGCCTCGCGCCAGGCCACCGAGCTGATCGAAGCCTTGTTGTTGCTCTCTCGCGCCGAGCGCCGCGGGCCGACCCGTGGCGAGACCACCGACGTGGCCAAGGTCGCCGGCGACGTGATCGAGAGCCAGCGTCCGCAGATCCGCGACAAGCCGATCGCCGTGTACCTGGACGTGCGCACGCCGGTCAGCGTGAACGCGCCGGCCTCCGTCTTGGCGGTGGCGCTGACCAACCTGATCGGCAATGCGATCAAATACACGCTGGAAGGCGAGGTGCGGGTGGAGGTCGACGCCAACGGCATCGAGGTGATCGACACCGGCCCGGGCATCAAGCCGGAGGACGCCGAGCGGCTGTTCCAGCGCGGGGTGCGCGGCGAGGGTGCCGGCGGAAGCGGTGCCGGCCTGGGCCTGGCGATCGTGCGCCGCCTGTGTGAACTGTACGGTTGGCAGGTGGCGATGCGGCCGCGTGGCGACCGCAACGGTGCGATCGCCAGTCTCGTCTTCGGCTGA
- a CDS encoding response regulator transcription factor, whose product MRVLVIEDNSDIATNIGDYLEDRGHVVDFAGDGVTGLHLAVVHDFDVIVLDLTLPGMDGLEVAKKLRHEAHKQTPILMLTARDALEQKLTGFESGADDYMTKPFALQELAARLEVLARRGKGPQSRVLKVADLTFNLDTLTVNREGKSIQLNPIGLKLLQALMEASPSVVTRQDLEQKVWGEELPDSDSLRVHIHGLRAAIDKPFEKPLIHTRHGIGYRMVDPDAVQA is encoded by the coding sequence ATGCGCGTACTGGTGATCGAAGACAACAGCGATATCGCGACTAACATCGGCGATTATCTGGAAGACCGCGGTCATGTGGTCGATTTCGCCGGCGACGGCGTGACCGGCCTGCACCTGGCGGTGGTGCACGATTTCGACGTGATCGTGCTCGACCTGACCCTGCCCGGCATGGACGGCCTGGAAGTCGCGAAGAAGCTGCGCCACGAGGCGCACAAGCAGACGCCGATCCTGATGCTGACGGCGCGCGACGCGCTGGAGCAGAAGCTCACCGGCTTCGAGTCCGGCGCCGACGACTACATGACCAAGCCCTTCGCGCTGCAGGAACTGGCCGCCCGGCTGGAAGTGCTGGCGCGCCGCGGCAAGGGCCCGCAGAGCAGGGTGCTGAAGGTCGCCGACCTCACTTTCAACCTCGACACGCTCACGGTGAACCGCGAGGGCAAGTCGATCCAGCTCAACCCGATCGGCTTGAAGCTGCTGCAGGCGCTGATGGAAGCGAGCCCGTCGGTAGTGACCCGGCAGGATCTGGAGCAGAAGGTGTGGGGCGAGGAGCTCCCGGACAGCGATTCGCTGCGTGTACACATCCATGGACTGCGCGCGGCGATCGACAAGCCGTTCGAGAAGCCGTTGATCCACACCCGCCACGGCATCGGGTATCGCATGGTCGATCCGGATGCGGTCCAGGCGTAA
- the rimK gene encoding 30S ribosomal protein S6--L-glutamate ligase, with translation MKIAILSRNARLYSTQRLVDAARERGHVVRVLDPLRCYVRIAPGNMAIRYKGKALRDIDAAIPRIGTQSTFYGTAVLRQLEMMGVYTPNPSDAVLRARDKLRCLQILASHGLQMPATVFGDNPDDTNDVLAMLGDPPHVIKLNEGSQGTGVVLAEKRSASQSVIEAFRGLYANFLVQEFIAEANGSDLRCFVVGNKVVAAMQRDASAGEFRANLHRGGTANKATLSAQEKRIAVKAAQALGLGVAGVDLLRSNRGPLLLEVNASPGLEGIESASGVDVAAHIVRHLERHGVR, from the coding sequence ATGAAGATTGCCATCCTCTCCCGCAACGCGCGGCTGTATTCGACCCAGCGCCTGGTCGACGCGGCGCGCGAGCGCGGGCACGTGGTGCGCGTGCTCGACCCGTTGCGCTGCTACGTGCGCATCGCGCCGGGCAACATGGCGATCCGCTACAAGGGCAAGGCGTTGCGCGACATCGACGCGGCGATCCCGCGCATCGGCACGCAGAGCACGTTCTACGGCACCGCGGTGCTGCGCCAGCTGGAGATGATGGGCGTGTACACGCCCAATCCGTCCGACGCGGTGCTGCGCGCGCGCGACAAGCTGCGCTGCCTGCAGATCCTCGCCTCGCACGGCCTGCAGATGCCGGCCACGGTGTTCGGCGACAACCCGGACGACACCAACGACGTGCTGGCGATGCTGGGCGACCCGCCGCACGTGATCAAGCTCAACGAGGGTAGCCAGGGCACCGGCGTGGTGCTGGCCGAGAAACGCAGCGCCTCGCAGAGCGTGATCGAGGCGTTCCGCGGCCTGTACGCCAACTTCCTGGTGCAGGAGTTCATCGCCGAGGCGAACGGCAGCGACCTGCGCTGCTTCGTGGTCGGCAACAAGGTGGTGGCCGCTATGCAGCGTGATGCCAGCGCTGGCGAATTCCGCGCCAACTTGCATCGCGGCGGCACCGCCAACAAGGCCACGCTGAGCGCGCAGGAAAAGCGGATAGCGGTCAAGGCTGCCCAGGCGCTGGGGCTGGGTGTCGCCGGAGTCGACTTGCTGCGGTCCAACCGTGGACCGTTGTTGCTTGAGGTGAACGCCTCCCCGGGGTTGGAGGGGATCGAGTCCGCCAGCGGGGTGGACGTGGCGGCGCACATCGTGCGGCACCTCGAGCGCCATGGCGTCCGCTGA
- a CDS encoding ATP-dependent zinc protease family protein, with translation MAAVITLGWRERVALPDLGIIGLKAKLDTGARSSALHVDTLEVFRRDGADWLRFEVSSGRRRVRVWQAEAAASDRRVVTDTGGHRSERWFVRSLVSVAGEVYPIDISLTDRRHMLFPMLLGRTAIAGRFAVDPRLSYTQPRAERAVTDTP, from the coding sequence ATGGCGGCTGTGATCACCCTCGGCTGGCGGGAGCGCGTCGCGTTGCCCGATCTCGGCATCATCGGACTCAAGGCCAAGCTCGATACCGGTGCCCGCTCCAGCGCCCTGCACGTGGACACGCTCGAGGTGTTCCGGCGTGACGGCGCCGACTGGCTGCGCTTCGAGGTGAGCAGTGGGCGCCGCCGTGTACGCGTCTGGCAGGCCGAGGCAGCGGCATCCGATCGCCGCGTGGTCACCGATACCGGTGGGCACCGCAGCGAGCGCTGGTTCGTCCGCAGCCTGGTGAGCGTGGCCGGGGAGGTGTACCCGATTGACATCAGCCTGACCGATCGCCGCCACATGCTGTTTCCCATGCTGCTGGGGCGCACGGCGATCGCCGGGCGCTTCGCGGTGGATCCCCGGCTTTCCTACACCCAGCCGCGCGCGGAGCGCGCCGTCACGGATACCCCATGA
- a CDS encoding DUF6600 domain-containing protein, with protein sequence MRQSRSDRHAPIARWRMLAILPVLFALGGIARAQTTDTDPPDRVARLSYLAGDIGLLPSGARDWSDASVNRPLTRGDRLAAGDNARAELELDRAALRLDRDTDLGVLRLDDQVAQFELTRGTVSLSVRALAPGESYEIDTPRVALVVDQPGTFRVDVDARDGDTEVTAFDGQATVYGADQAMRRLVGGHTYRFDDSSLAQVDESYAGSRDAFDVWSADRNQRYADAQSGRYVSEQVIGYQDLDDYGRWQDDDQYGEVWYPSDVDAGWAPYRFGHWAYVAPWGWTWIDDAPWGFAPYHYGRWVYVRDRWGWIPGPRGLRPIYAPALVAFVGGSGWSASVGAGPPIGWFPLGPGDFYDPWYPVSLGYYRRLNGHDGRWDHDHRRDRDGHDRREADERYFNERWRRYHEGREPELRYSRERPPHGITAMSREAFAEARPVQAHRLHLDAAEARRATILGGASGLPRARPTAAGNRRAPPRAAETGGFARPVVMHRDAERQAGDRVFRAGMPQARPAEVPAERRIASPADASRLPAARVARGRIDAPSARPENERELRPAMLPSVPRFVQEPAAPRQEPVVRREPSLQNRLQARELPPLPRFEQVRPAMTETRRGPEAEPRVVRPPGVRPASLPAPPPMQLEPRRPAMSEAAPAPRRFEPAPRAYAPPRQAAPAPRPAPSPHTAQQNRPSAPVRQERENPGAERFKHR encoded by the coding sequence ATGCGCCAGTCACGGTCCGACCGCCATGCCCCCATCGCCCGCTGGCGGATGCTTGCCATCCTCCCCGTCCTGTTCGCGCTGGGCGGGATCGCCCGCGCACAGACGACGGACACCGACCCACCCGATCGCGTCGCCCGCCTGTCCTACCTCGCCGGCGATATCGGCCTCCTGCCCAGCGGCGCACGGGACTGGAGCGACGCCTCGGTGAACCGTCCGCTGACCCGCGGCGACCGTCTGGCAGCCGGGGACAACGCACGGGCGGAACTGGAACTGGACCGAGCCGCGCTGCGCCTGGACCGCGACACCGACCTGGGCGTGCTTCGCCTGGACGATCAGGTGGCCCAGTTCGAACTGACCCGCGGTACCGTCAGCCTGTCGGTACGTGCGCTGGCACCCGGCGAGAGCTACGAGATCGACACGCCGCGGGTGGCGCTGGTCGTGGATCAACCGGGTACGTTCCGCGTCGACGTCGACGCACGCGACGGCGACACCGAGGTCACCGCCTTCGACGGCCAGGCCACGGTCTACGGCGCCGACCAGGCCATGCGCCGGCTGGTGGGCGGGCACACCTACCGCTTCGACGACAGCTCGCTGGCGCAGGTCGACGAATCCTACGCCGGCAGCCGGGACGCCTTCGATGTGTGGAGCGCGGACCGGAACCAGCGCTACGCGGACGCCCAGAGTGGCCGTTACGTCTCCGAACAGGTGATCGGCTACCAGGACCTGGACGATTACGGCCGCTGGCAGGACGACGACCAGTACGGCGAAGTCTGGTATCCCAGCGATGTCGACGCCGGCTGGGCACCCTACCGCTTCGGGCACTGGGCCTACGTGGCCCCGTGGGGCTGGACCTGGATCGACGACGCCCCCTGGGGCTTCGCGCCTTATCACTACGGCCGCTGGGTCTACGTGCGTGACCGCTGGGGCTGGATCCCGGGGCCGCGTGGCCTGCGTCCGATCTATGCCCCCGCACTGGTCGCCTTCGTCGGCGGCAGCGGCTGGAGTGCCTCGGTAGGCGCTGGCCCGCCGATCGGCTGGTTCCCGCTTGGACCGGGCGACTTCTACGACCCGTGGTATCCCGTCAGCCTTGGTTACTACCGTCGGCTGAACGGACACGACGGGCGCTGGGATCACGACCATCGCCGCGACCGCGATGGACACGACCGGCGCGAGGCCGACGAGCGCTACTTCAACGAGCGCTGGCGGCGCTATCACGAAGGCCGCGAGCCCGAGTTGCGATACAGCCGCGAGCGCCCTCCGCACGGCATCACCGCCATGTCGCGCGAGGCTTTCGCCGAGGCACGCCCCGTCCAGGCCCATCGACTGCACCTGGATGCAGCCGAAGCACGTCGTGCGACGATCCTGGGGGGTGCCAGCGGCCTGCCCCGGGCACGTCCCACGGCGGCGGGGAACCGCCGGGCACCGCCGCGCGCGGCCGAAACGGGCGGCTTCGCCCGACCCGTGGTGATGCACCGCGACGCCGAGCGGCAAGCCGGTGACCGGGTGTTCCGGGCCGGCATGCCACAGGCACGCCCGGCGGAGGTACCGGCCGAGCGCCGGATCGCCTCGCCGGCAGATGCATCGAGGTTGCCAGCGGCACGCGTGGCGCGCGGCCGGATCGACGCACCATCGGCACGCCCGGAAAACGAGCGTGAACTCCGCCCGGCAATGCTGCCTTCGGTACCCCGATTCGTGCAGGAGCCCGCGGCGCCACGACAGGAGCCGGTGGTCCGCCGCGAACCCTCGCTGCAGAACCGGCTGCAGGCGCGTGAGCTGCCGCCCCTGCCCCGCTTCGAGCAGGTGCGCCCGGCGATGACCGAAACACGCCGCGGGCCCGAAGCAGAGCCTCGCGTGGTGCGGCCGCCGGGCGTACGCCCCGCGAGTCTGCCCGCGCCGCCGCCGATGCAGCTGGAGCCCCGCCGACCCGCCATGAGCGAAGCGGCACCTGCCCCTCGCCGATTCGAGCCGGCACCGCGCGCCTACGCCCCCCCACGTCAGGCCGCACCCGCGCCCCGCCCGGCGCCAAGCCCGCATACCGCGCAGCAGAACCGGCCGTCAGCACCTGTCCGTCAGGAGCGCGAAAACCCGGGCGCGGAGCGCTTCAAGCACCGCTGA
- the trmB gene encoding tRNA (guanosine(46)-N7)-methyltransferase TrmB yields the protein MSDDSHPDDAPAGADHETHLRRIRSFVLREGRMTPAQQRAFDAHWSRFGLDYRGEPRDFAATFGRQAPRVLEIGFGNGEALAWASEHDADRDFIGVEVHGPGVGRLMNALAARDARNVRIYKHDAVEVLEHEVAPGALSEVRIWFPDPWHKKRHNKRRIVQPDFVALLASRMAPDGLLHLATDWQPYAEHMLEVMEAAPDWRNAVAPGSYAEKPDWRIETHFERRGLRLGHGVWDLLYRRR from the coding sequence ATGAGCGACGACTCCCACCCCGACGACGCCCCGGCGGGCGCCGACCACGAGACGCATCTGCGTCGCATCCGCAGCTTCGTGCTGCGCGAGGGCCGCATGACCCCAGCCCAGCAGCGCGCCTTCGACGCGCACTGGTCGCGCTTCGGCCTGGACTACCGCGGCGAACCGCGCGATTTCGCGGCCACTTTCGGGCGACAGGCGCCGCGAGTGCTGGAAATCGGCTTCGGCAACGGCGAGGCATTGGCCTGGGCCAGTGAACACGACGCCGACCGCGACTTCATCGGCGTGGAAGTGCATGGCCCGGGCGTGGGCCGGCTGATGAATGCCCTGGCCGCGCGCGACGCGCGCAACGTACGCATCTACAAGCACGACGCGGTCGAGGTGTTGGAGCATGAAGTGGCGCCCGGCGCGCTCTCCGAGGTGCGCATCTGGTTCCCCGACCCTTGGCACAAGAAGCGCCACAACAAGCGGCGCATTGTGCAACCGGACTTCGTCGCCCTGCTCGCCTCGCGCATGGCGCCGGACGGCCTGCTGCACCTGGCCACCGACTGGCAGCCCTACGCGGAACACATGCTCGAGGTGATGGAGGCGGCGCCCGACTGGCGCAACGCGGTCGCCCCCGGCAGCTATGCCGAGAAGCCCGACTGGCGCATCGAGACCCACTTCGAGCGCCGCGGCCTGAGGCTCGGCCACGGCGTCTGGGACCTGCTCTACCGCCGCCGTTGA
- a CDS encoding SLC13 family permease, whose protein sequence is MILVMALVAFTMIMLVLEWIRADMVALLVVVVIGLTGLIPSDRVFNGFAGNAVIAIIAIMIMGAGLDRAGVLSLTANFVMRMARGMESRLGVVINSVTSLFSAVIPSQALAALMIPVISRLSARTGVPISRLLLPMAFCILTATNTTLIANSPLIILNDLIASANNNLPPGAHTIPKFGLFSVTPIGLALAVLGVMFFYFFTRKLLPDREDDRLKVTPGRTESYFADTYGIVGDTAELTVTAESPLVGMSIGEVEQLREAPLILAIKSGNDSRMAPPVDQVIWVGSVLGVLGPREQLAQFANNQLCRLSPRMRQLGELFNPTRAGISEAVIPPSSRFIKQTIGALRLRKRYGISVLAVHRGDQVLRDDVRSISLRPGDTLVLHSSWRELAQATEDKDLVVVTDIPKEEQRPGKIWHAVGFFLLAKGLALFTNLDLSVAMMTGAIGMLLTGVLNMDEAYKAINWKTIFVTACLIPLGWSMDATGTAAWLAQEVLVYLGHAAPWVLQLALAILTLLFSQVMSNVGATVMMVPIAISVAVATGGNPSAYALIVAVSSSNTFLISSGHPALMMVAGPGGYRGKDFLRVGVPLTLAVLLVTMVMINLMFH, encoded by the coding sequence ATGATCCTGGTGATGGCCCTGGTGGCCTTCACCATGATCATGCTGGTGCTGGAGTGGATCCGCGCCGACATGGTCGCCCTGCTGGTGGTGGTGGTGATCGGCCTGACCGGACTGATTCCGTCCGACCGCGTGTTCAACGGCTTCGCCGGCAACGCGGTGATCGCCATCATCGCGATCATGATCATGGGCGCGGGGCTGGACCGCGCTGGCGTGCTCTCGCTCACCGCCAACTTCGTGATGCGCATGGCGCGCGGCATGGAATCGCGCCTCGGCGTGGTGATCAACTCGGTCACCAGCCTGTTCAGCGCGGTGATCCCCAGCCAGGCGCTGGCCGCGCTGATGATCCCGGTGATCAGCCGCCTGTCCGCGCGCACCGGCGTGCCGATCTCGCGGCTGCTGCTGCCGATGGCGTTCTGCATCCTCACCGCCACCAACACCACGCTGATCGCCAACTCGCCGCTGATCATCCTCAATGACCTGATCGCCAGCGCCAACAACAACCTGCCGCCCGGGGCACACACCATCCCCAAGTTCGGCCTGTTCAGCGTGACCCCGATCGGTCTGGCGCTCGCCGTGCTGGGCGTGATGTTCTTCTACTTCTTCACCCGCAAGCTGCTCCCCGACCGCGAGGACGACCGCCTCAAAGTCACCCCCGGACGTACCGAGAGCTACTTCGCCGACACCTACGGCATCGTCGGCGACACCGCCGAACTCACCGTAACCGCGGAAAGCCCGCTGGTCGGCATGAGCATCGGCGAAGTGGAGCAGCTGCGCGAGGCGCCGCTGATCCTGGCGATCAAGAGCGGCAACGATTCGCGCATGGCACCGCCGGTGGACCAGGTGATCTGGGTCGGCTCGGTGCTTGGCGTACTCGGACCTCGGGAGCAGCTGGCGCAGTTCGCCAACAACCAGCTGTGCCGCCTGTCGCCGCGCATGCGTCAGCTGGGCGAGCTGTTCAACCCGACCCGCGCGGGCATCTCCGAGGCGGTGATCCCGCCGAGCTCGCGCTTCATCAAGCAGACCATCGGGGCGCTGCGACTGCGCAAGCGCTACGGCATCTCGGTGCTCGCGGTACACCGCGGCGACCAGGTGCTGCGCGACGACGTGCGCAGCATCAGCCTGCGCCCCGGCGACACCCTGGTGCTGCACTCGAGCTGGCGCGAGCTGGCCCAGGCCACCGAGGACAAGGACCTGGTGGTGGTCACCGACATCCCCAAGGAGGAACAGCGCCCCGGCAAGATCTGGCACGCGGTGGGTTTTTTCCTGCTGGCCAAGGGCCTGGCGCTGTTCACCAACCTCGACCTGTCGGTGGCGATGATGACCGGCGCCATCGGCATGCTGCTCACCGGCGTGCTCAACATGGACGAGGCCTACAAGGCGATCAACTGGAAGACGATCTTCGTCACCGCCTGCCTGATCCCGCTGGGCTGGTCGATGGATGCCACCGGCACTGCCGCCTGGCTGGCACAGGAGGTGCTGGTCTATCTCGGCCACGCCGCGCCCTGGGTCCTGCAGCTGGCGCTGGCCATCCTCACCCTGCTGTTCTCGCAGGTGATGTCCAACGTCGGTGCCACCGTCATGATGGTGCCGATCGCGATCAGTGTCGCCGTGGCCACCGGCGGCAATCCGTCGGCCTACGCGCTGATCGTCGCGGTGTCCTCGTCCAACACCTTCCTGATCAGCTCCGGCCACCCGGCGCTGATGATGGTCGCCGGCCCCGGCGGCTACCGCGGCAAGGACTTCCTGCGTGTGGGCGTACCGCTGACCCTGGCGGTGCTGCTGGTGACCATGGTGATGATCAATCTGATGTTCCACTGA
- a CDS encoding MraY family glycosyltransferase, translated as MLHLRVLASCATALLFCAATLALVYGHAPALGLIDHPDGRKKHLGHIPLIGGIAVFTGVLCGACVAGQADMLTCVILGTTAILALTGVLDDRFELGVLTRLLVQAAAVLTVIGFTGLHIHTLGRVFGVELELGVLGIPLTLLAVIGLLNAFNMMDGIDGLAGMLAITSTGAIVYFLGLSMWSSIGLLLLLSAALLPYLAANLGLVGRKVFLGDAGSVVLGYLLAWTLIRLSQQAHPQLSTVDVLWCVALPVLDTLAVMIRRLGEHRSPFKPDRGHIHHLLLDAGIGPGISLALLIGLAIVFVCFGAQTSRLNPGSNLLAFGALSVIYIAAHGGIYRRQRTRRVTASTGIAHVVGTVGLILPRARALKARPGYPLKPRTAATSRRPPAPLL; from the coding sequence ATGCTGCATTTGAGAGTTCTCGCGTCCTGCGCGACCGCGCTGCTGTTCTGCGCGGCGACGCTCGCGCTGGTTTACGGCCATGCGCCGGCGCTCGGCCTGATCGATCACCCCGACGGGCGCAAGAAGCACCTCGGCCATATTCCCCTGATCGGCGGCATAGCGGTCTTCACCGGCGTGCTCTGCGGGGCATGCGTTGCCGGACAGGCCGATATGCTCACCTGCGTCATCCTCGGCACGACGGCCATACTTGCGCTTACCGGAGTGCTGGACGACCGCTTCGAACTCGGCGTCCTGACGCGCCTGCTTGTCCAGGCTGCGGCGGTGCTGACGGTGATTGGCTTCACCGGCCTGCATATCCACACGCTCGGCCGAGTATTCGGCGTCGAGCTGGAACTCGGCGTACTGGGCATTCCACTGACGCTGCTAGCGGTGATCGGCCTGCTCAACGCGTTCAACATGATGGATGGCATCGACGGACTCGCCGGAATGCTGGCGATCACCTCCACAGGGGCGATCGTCTACTTCCTCGGACTCTCGATGTGGTCGAGTATCGGCTTGCTGCTGTTACTGAGTGCCGCGCTGCTGCCCTACCTGGCCGCGAATCTCGGGCTGGTCGGGCGCAAAGTGTTCCTCGGTGATGCAGGCAGCGTCGTGCTGGGCTACCTGCTGGCCTGGACGCTGATCCGCCTCAGTCAGCAGGCCCATCCGCAACTCTCCACGGTGGATGTCCTGTGGTGCGTAGCGCTGCCCGTCCTAGATACCCTCGCCGTGATGATCCGCCGCCTCGGCGAGCATCGATCACCGTTCAAGCCGGATCGCGGACACATTCATCACCTGCTGCTTGATGCGGGCATCGGGCCAGGCATTTCGCTCGCGCTGTTGATCGGTCTGGCGATCGTGTTCGTCTGCTTCGGTGCGCAGACCAGCCGACTGAATCCCGGGAGCAACCTGTTGGCGTTCGGGGCGCTCTCCGTGATCTACATCGCGGCGCACGGAGGAATCTACCGGCGGCAACGCACGCGGCGGGTCACGGCGAGCACCGGTATCGCACACGTCGTGGGCACTGTCGGCCTGATCCTGCCACGCGCGCGCGCCCTGAAGGCCAGGCCGGGATACCCCCTGAAGCCCCGCACGGCGGCCACTTCCCGGCGGCCACCGGCGCCGCTGTTGTGA
- a CDS encoding helix-turn-helix domain-containing protein produces MAAVGEAIGIGAYRGEGCPGGRMLKLTRRERMALETQVESNHGDTESARHARLILLLAAGHTWADIRARLGCSDSYIARWSKRFAAERLAGLYTRHAGRGRYKVTDKLERRVLDQTTQRTPADGSRYWSSRKLAAELGGAISYMTVTRIWAKHGIKPHRLKSLLAPTGPDFNASAADIVGLYLDRTQHAAIFCRVDHGAAHKRSESVDLPPCKGRPGMPALCRALTGRPGEVAGTARSKRPAAAELTAFLVAVVAHVADGKETHIITDRAGAGRSHRLASLLAARPELHLHLTYTFASWIAQVDCTLGKIELAFIAFNPAHHAPKLKNTIMRAIRRCNQRSVPLKWSHLDQACWAGGLCDPDAAR; encoded by the coding sequence ATGGCCGCCGTCGGCGAGGCCATCGGGATCGGTGCATACCGGGGAGAAGGGTGTCCGGGCGGCCGCATGTTGAAACTGACGAGGAGGGAACGCATGGCGCTCGAAACGCAAGTCGAGTCGAATCATGGCGATACTGAATCCGCCCGTCACGCCCGGCTGATATTGCTGCTCGCGGCCGGACATACCTGGGCAGATATCCGCGCGCGGCTCGGTTGCAGTGACAGCTATATCGCACGGTGGAGCAAGCGTTTCGCCGCCGAGCGCCTGGCCGGACTCTACACACGCCACGCCGGTCGGGGGCGATACAAGGTCACCGACAAGCTGGAGCGTCGCGTGCTCGATCAGACGACCCAGCGCACGCCCGCAGACGGCTCGCGCTACTGGTCGTCTCGCAAGCTGGCTGCTGAACTGGGCGGTGCCATTTCGTACATGACGGTTACCCGCATCTGGGCGAAACACGGAATCAAGCCGCACCGGCTCAAGAGCCTGCTGGCGCCAACCGGGCCCGACTTCAACGCAAGCGCCGCCGACATCGTCGGACTGTATCTGGACCGCACCCAGCACGCCGCGATCTTCTGCAGGGTAGACCATGGTGCCGCTCACAAACGGTCCGAATCGGTGGACCTGCCCCCCTGCAAGGGTCGCCCCGGCATGCCCGCACTTTGCCGGGCCCTGACGGGACGCCCGGGGGAGGTGGCCGGGACAGCACGATCCAAACGCCCGGCAGCCGCCGAACTAACGGCCTTCCTTGTCGCGGTAGTCGCCCACGTTGCCGACGGCAAGGAGACTCACATCATCACCGACCGAGCCGGGGCGGGCAGGTCCCATCGCTTGGCCAGCCTGCTCGCCGCACGTCCCGAACTGCACCTGCACCTCACCTATACCTTTGCATCGTGGATCGCCCAGGTGGACTGCACCCTGGGGAAAATCGAGCTCGCCTTTATCGCATTCAACCCGGCCCACCATGCTCCCAAACTGAAGAACACGATCATGCGCGCGATCCGGCGCTGCAATCAGCGTTCCGTCCCGCTGAAATGGAGCCATCTCGACCAGGCATGCTGGGCCGGCGGCCTGTGCGATCCCGATGCCGCACGCTGA